The genomic segment TTGAGAGAGCTCGAGGACGATGCTCCTCGTCGGTTTATTCTTTTGGAATCTTGGCCGTGCACTAACACGGTCTTTGGATGGTCAGCAGCCGCGAACAGAGTACCTACTGACGTGGAAAAAACACGTGAACCAAAGCGTCAGGCTCCCTCTGTTCTAAACTGCTCCAAGCATTGAGCACCTACTGCCACATTGACCGAATCTCCAGGGTGAACTGCGAATTGTTCGTATGCCTTAAAGGACCAAATACTGTCCGACTCTTCGAATTTAAAGAGAATGTGTCCATGTCCCAGACACTAGCAGCTTCAAGTGGGTTTGCTGTAAGGTGATTCATTCCATGTTACAAAGGAATATGGAAAACAAGCTTGATTCGAGCTGGTACCGCAGGTTTACAGTTGCAATTGGTCGACTTCATCAGACGGATGTAAAGGCATGACACAAGCCAACGGAAGAAACCCTTGAAAAGCACTGCCATCGTCTAACACAGATAAAGGCCCCGAGAAAGTCGCCGTTTTGCTCGCTGTGCCACGCGCGGTACACGCCGACATCAGATCTCCGCAttacttcctcttctttgtgGCAGtggcctcgtcttctttttcacttGGACTACCGGCGGAAGCCTGTGCTCTACAAACTTTTTCCcagtctcttttttcttcacgGTAGGCAAGAAACGCGTAGCTCAGCATAACAACATTCACGAGAACGATAGCGGCGATGTTTCCACACATGTTCGCAGCATCACGTAGTCCGTCGTCGTCGGATTTTGATTGCATATGTTTTAACATGACCAAGACAAGCCGAGGTAGAACCAGAACCGTAGATATCGGAAGAACTGCCATCAAAATcgcaaagaggagaaacttTATCAGGACAGAACTATTCTCCGGGTTCCGCAGAATGGCGAGCAACACCCGGCCACGCGAAACTGGCCGGTGTTGATGCTTtatctcctcttctcttttcttctgctgggtaagcacggaagaagaaatgtGTGCAGATGAGTCACCACtagcagacgaggaagctgGGGATTTGGACTCTTCATTGCCCTGGCGCTGAGAAGAGGCTCCGCTGCCTCCGGGAGAGGTTCCCCGCACAGACGTCGGCATTGTGCTAAGGAGACGGGAAGGATTTGGGCACACACAATAAAATAAGAGGTTTATCAGAAGAGCGAGCTAGCAACCACATTCACTGTCTCCAGTTCCCCGTCACTTGTACCTAACACTAGACTGGGCACGAAGGTGCAATAGAAGTGAGTGTTtgaggggaaggagacagtgcgACACTTTACAAGTGCCGGCAGACGGTTTCCAGTCCTCTACTGAAGGCGTCTCAAACCCTGTTTTATTACCGAGACAGCGGAAACCAGCTATTCGACACACGCCCGTAACCGCCTTCAAAACTCAGCCAAACACTTCTGCCTATGCAGAGAAACACTTTCCCCTTGGTCTTTTGTCACCGCGTCGTCAAGATATCAGCAAACGTTCGTTTAAATGTGTTTCACCGTAAACAGTCTGTGAAGACACAGGTTCAGGATCCGAGGCGACTGCTGCGACAGCTgatcctctcttttctgtgcatgcaatgTCGCGGCCCTTGAGGTttgagactgcatgcaaaatTTGCTGACCGGCGGCTTTCAAAaaacagcagaaaaagaaccATTTGCCTCATCGTATCTCCCACCTCGACTGCCAAAAGTTTCCCTCTGCAGGATCTTTGTTTTTGTCTTCCGAAGCTTCGCGCGCGGCGTTGTGGGGGCTTCCATTCATCTCAGTTTCTTGCTGATTCTTGCCCCTCTCTGCGGCAACATCTGGCGCCCACGCTTCTTTGGACTCCACTGTTGCACTCTCAACGGGGGATCCTgtttctgtcgtctcccGGAGGAGAGTTGATTCCGTCCTGCAACATTCGCACATCCAGAGCGTTCTCCGTGGTGACAGGTCGCTCACCGTGCCACGGGCGGACTATATATTGTTATACATTCTATAATTTAACTAAAAATTTAGAAATAAATAGACTTTTAAATATTTATGTTATATATTCAACTAATAAAAAAAATCTCTGAAAAAACTGTCTGTTCGCGTGGTTGCAGCACTAGGGCTGTATACAGAGCTCGAGACCAAGCGCGCCGGGGAAGCTCGGGAGAACGGGGTTTCCGCAAAAACCTGTTTTCATTTGAGAACTCTGACAAACAAGGCCTGGTCtaagaagaaggaagaggcgagactCTTTTCACCTTCGCGTCGAGGAGGCAATcaatttcttctttctttttctcattGCTAATCTCCAACCTGCATAACTCTTCTGCTCGTCGTCCTCTGATGCCTCCGGTGTCCTGACGCGTGGTTCAGCCTGTGTTGACCTCGGTTTTCCCCTGTCCACGATGGACACCGCACTGAACTCGAAAACAAAGGCCGCCGGCCTATCCGATCCGGAGACGGTCgtcaagaagaagaaaagccgaGAAGAGGACGTCAAGAGTCCAGCCCCGGACGCGTCTGCTTGTCCCACaatctctgcttctgccgtGTCGCCcactttcgcctctctcggtctGTGCTCGGAGCTATGCGCCTCCGTTTCAACTCTGGGGTGGAAGTCGCCAACAGCCATCCAGTCCGAGGTCCTGCCGTACGCCCTACAGGGTCGAGATATTATTGCGCTGGCGGAGACCGGAAGCGGGAAGACTGCTGCATTCGGCCTGCCTATTCTTCAGCGGCTGCTTCAGCGGACGCAGCGATTCTACGCGCTCATTCTCGCCCCCACGAGAGAACTTTGCCTCCAAATTTCTCAGCAAATCCTCGCCATGGGCGGCACCCTCGGCGTCACGGTTGTGACGCTTGTAGGCGGACTCGACCACAACACGCAGGCCATCGCGCTGGCAAAGAAACCCCACGTCGTCGTCGGAAGTCCGGGAAGAGTCGTCGACCATCTGCAGCAGACGAAGGGCTTCAGCTTGAAGAGTGTCAAAGTACGCGGCTGTCTATACAGGTTTTACTCAAAGTTATATAAATTCGAGATTCTTGAATAAGGTGTAAAGAGCTCCGGTGGTTTACGGAAAGAACGATGCAAAGCCTGCTTCTACTTGAGAATCTAGATTGAAACTTGCACAGTTGAGTTCTGGTAGAAGCGTTCACGTTTTTTTCGCACTCTAGCTCATTCCCTGAGACTGTATAGAATGTGGCCAACCCGTCAGGTTGTGAGAGATGGGAATCAGCAGCGGGAGAAAAACACTCTTAAGAGATAGTGCTGAAGTTATGGGTACACGAAACTGTCTAGAAGTGGGGTTTCTAGGTTTTTCTGAGCCGAAGGCTATTTATTTGCTTTTACTCCTTCGGGACCGCATGCGGGGGCTTGAGAAGAggcgcgtgtctctgtctgtggcAAAGGCCCAGTAAGCTGGCTGAAGGAACTGCGCTGTACTTTGCCGGGTCTTCACCTCTCCCATCGCCTCCcaccttttttctcgttccaCTTTCTTCCAGGTTCTTGTGTTGGACGAGGCAgaccgtcttctctccctggaCTTCGATGCCGCCCTCCAGGTTCTTTTGGAGCACGTTGGGAGTCcagcagagcgacagacgaTGCTTTTTAGCGCGACAATGACGACCAAAGTCTCGAAGTTGCAGAAGGCGTCTCTGAAGAAGCCTGTGAAGGTCGGTGAAAGGTCGTCGGTGGGGATGGGTCACGTCGTCAAACTCTCTGTTGAACGCAAGCCAATCCAATCTGATGGTGTAGGGAGACGTTGATGGTGACGCGCAGGCTTGAAGGAGCGAAGCGCAGAGCGAATGTGTAAGGCctcacagagagagatcgTCTGATGGGGtgctcttcccctctctgctatgttctgtctctcactCAGCTCGAGGTGAACAGCAAGTACGACGTCGCTTCGCATCTGCAGCAGCACTTCCTGCTCGTTCCTTTCAAGCTGAAACACACGCACCTGGCTgcggctcttcttcacctgtctccgtcctccgTCATTGTATTTACAAACACTTGCGCGAACGCCCGAAAGACCgcgctctttcttcgccaCCTCGGCTTTCAGTCGGTGCGTGCGTCCCCCAAACGTAGCGGAGTTTCCAGACGTGAACTGTGTGGAGGATACGAAGGTGTGTCGCAGGTGAAGATCTCACGTTTTGCATACCGCTAAATCCTTTTCTGGAGGAAACGGTCTCGCCCCCAGGCGACGCCTCGTTCCTGCCTCCCTCATGCCCGCTTTTTCTGCgcctgtgtcttctgcgcGTGTCTGGTGGGTCATTTTGAGATTCCCACGAGGAGCAATCAGAAGGGTCCTAAACAAGTATGTCGTGTGCCGAGAAGCTTGCCGTTGTGGCGTTGTGTCCGggtctcctttcctttttctccttcctcaatGCTAGAAAATACTATACACGGACGATGCAAATAGATAGCTGGGACGTGAAGGCGCATCTGAAATGCTACACACCCCTTCAATTGGTAATGCGTTGGTGCAGTTGTTGTACAAACACGCAGCTACTTGCTGACACAGTTGGCACTGAGGCCTTCTGATCGTTAATGAGAGACCTTGTCTCCCGCTTTCGTTTGCTCTTCCTCCCGCAGGTCTGTCTACATGGGAAGATGACGCAGCCTCAACGCATCGGCGCACTGACCAAGTTCcgcgctgcagagacaagTTGTTTAGTGGCGACTGAAGTTGGCAGTCGTGGTCTCGATATCCCCCACGTTCAGATGGTCATCAATTTCgatgttcctctctcttccaagGAGTACATACACCGCGTCGGTCGCACGGCTCGCGCAGGAAGAACTGGACGAGCACTCACGATCGTCACTCAGTAAGACGTGAAAGTCCCGACTTGAGACTTCTGTATCTCTCCATTTTGCGATTCATCACGTTGtcctgcttcctcgctgGTCTCCAACTTCGCCTAATGGTTGTCGGCTCTCCACCTTGTCGTGCATTCAACTCAAACGCGGAAGTGTCTCTCTGGCTCTCTTCCCGGTCATTCCTCGTTCGTCTTGGCACACTGCGGGTTCGTCTTGGATCTGCTCTCTGGCATTCTTTTGGACTCTCCCCAGATACGACGTCGAGGCCTACCAACGCATCGAACACGCACTGGGACAGAAACTCGAGGAGCTGACTGTAAGCGCGCAGACGGGGTGGCCACGGGCGCGAACTCGAGACAGGAGCGCAGTGAACAGAACACAAAGTATAGACGGGAAGGAGGATCCGGTGGAGCTTTGAAAGTGAAGGTAACGAGGGaacggagaaacggaggaaacacagacagcaagaggcgtcaagagaaacgcgacaacGCAGAGTTGCTCGCGTCTCGGGTCGCCGTTCTTGGGgtcgtgtctccgtttttttttcatttttcaCCTCTGCGGTCAGGGCCGTGTTGGTCTCCTCGATTTTCTCAGTTTCcattcgtcttctgctgctgtgTGAGATACTAACGCTGGAGGGTCCCCActcgtttctgtgtgtctcatGCTGCTCCACTTTCTCCATCGCCTTTGTTGCACTCTTCCGggtgctgtctcctccttgaATTTTTCGCATGTCCACTGAGCCTTCTTTCTGACCCTTTTCACCGTAGGAGTTGACTGCGACGGAGAAGGTCATGCCTCTTCACGAAAAAGTTCTGGAGGCTCTGAGGTGAGCAGACACGagggaggaaaaaggagTTGGGAAAAGGCCTCAAACGGCACAGGAAATGGACTCGGATGACGAGTCTTCTTTCGGCGGTACTGACCGTGGCCACACCTGCCGAAAAAAAAGATGGGGCACCAAGCGGGAAGACTTGTCGGTACGCTGAGGCGCAAACAATGCCAGAGGAGCAACTGTGTTGGATCGACGAGGGAGATGTTGCACGGAAATGTTTCAGCGAGAATCGAGAGTGACCTGTAGGGCCCCGGCGGAGAGAGCCGAGAAATCAGAAAGAAAGCCTGTTCCGGGTGACCATGGGTTTTCAGGAGGAAGCGCATTTGTCCcacgagaggcagaaactGACAGAAAGGCGTTTAGAGGATAAAGTTTAGGACCTCCAGGTTTCGTTCGATGGTTTTGAGCCCTGAGGCGACTGACTAGTCGACGGGTCGTGCTGTATATTAGGTAGTTCCCGAAAAACTCTaggcgagaaaacggaacAGCGGACGTCTGCGGCCGTAACAACCATGTCGAATTCACaactgagagaagaagcagctgacACTCGACAGGGAAAGACACGCATCAGCGAGGCAAGATGAGCCCTGGACTTGTGCGTGCTTTGTGGACCCCCGAAATGACAAACGAATCCGTGCAAAGCTAGCCTGGGGCAAAGAACCTAGAAATCTCATCATAGAGCGGATGTATTGCATCTGGAACACAGCTGATCGCGAAGTCCCTCAATGTCATAGGATGTTGAGACCCACCACTGTGAGCTGTCGTCAGCAGTCCAGTGAAGTACACAGGATCAACTCTTCCGTGAGCCACGTCACAGACACTCTAGAAAGCGTGCAGgctgtcttcgttttcatcacagagaaaagcaggtgacggcgagaggcgaaacaGTTCGACGTCGTTGTggttcttgtttctttttaGGTCCGCCGAGCTCGAAGCTCGAGAGGCGGACGAGGCTGCCCTCGTccagaaggcagcgaagaagaagagaggagcaggGAACAAGAGATCGTCTGGTgcagggaagaagatgaagctAGGAtgaacagcagagaagcgcgaatGAATTTGCAAAATGGACTATGAGTTTTTTCTGTCATTCAAGAATATtttgttgtttctcttctgcactactcgtcctcctctctcttttgcccTCGAGCGTGACTGAGACTCTTTTGAAAGTGCGGCATGCGTGGCCTGTGGAttctttgttcttctgtcGGACACAACATACGTTTCAATCTTCCGGCTTTCCTGGGCACCAGATTGTTCTATGGAGTAGCTTGGCCGTTTCTTCTTACTTCCCAAAAGTGATGTTTAGAAGAGTCGCGATGCAGCTGTGAGATGTCGACCAGCCACAGACACATACGCAAGAACGACCTCGAGTGTGACCGAAGTTGTTGTAAATCAAAGTGCCAGAGACCTGAACTTCACGTATAAGAGAAATCCAAAGGACTTCTTTCGAACTGAGATCCGCGGCTTCGACTGCCACAATGCAGCGCCTGAAAATCTGGCGTTCGAGCAACGCCGTCTAGGTCGCAGAGCGTCAACAACGTCATGCGTCGCGTAAAAACGTATTTATGTTAGCATATACTGTCATTTACTAGTGTGTATCTGCATCCCTTAATCTATTTATGTATATTAATCTACATTATCCATTGACCGATCTCTACATCCATTAAgctatttatatatattcatcTATAATCAACGATATCTAATGATCTATGTCTattcgtctgcgtcttctggtGTACACCTATTGATCTAGATTGATTAGTCTCTAAATATATCTCCATATACCTATGAAATAATGTACACTGATGTGTATCCTGCAATACCTCTTAACCTACACCTCTAACCCTAGAAAGAAACAGGTGCACGGTGTAGAAATAGGCACTTTGGCTCCCAAAAACTTGGGTTCTCAGGCTTCGCggggacagagacgaaaggcaTGAAAGTGTGAatgagggaagaaggaatgAGACGCAAAAAGGAAGCTTTGCGTTTGTGTttgaaactgcatgcgcgaaggagagaatcCAGCAGCCTTGACTTTGTGACAGATCACATCTGTTAATCTCTGACGATACTAACGTCACCTTTAAGCGCGGTATATA from the Toxoplasma gondii ME49 chromosome IX, whole genome shotgun sequence genome contains:
- a CDS encoding hypothetical protein (encoded by transcript TGME49_279340~Predicted trans-membrane domain (TMHMM2.0):86-109:128-151), with protein sequence MPTSVRGTSPGGSGASSQRQGNEESKSPASSSASGDSSAHISSSVLTQQKKREEEIKHQHRPVSRGRVLLAILRNPENSSVLIKFLLFAILMAVLPISTVLVLPRLVLVMLKHMQSKSDDDGLRDAANMCGNIAAIVLVNVVMLSYAFLAYREEKRDWEKVCRAQASAGSPSEKEDEATATKKRK
- a CDS encoding DEAD/DEAH box helicase family protein (encoded by transcript TGME49_279330); translated protein: MDTALNSKTKAAGLSDPETVVKKKKSREEDVKSPAPDASACPTISASAVSPTFASLGLCSELCASVSTLGWKSPTAIQSEVLPYALQGRDIIALAETGSGKTAAFGLPILQRLLQRTQRFYALILAPTRELCLQISQQILAMGGTLGVTVVTLVGGLDHNTQAIALAKKPHVVVGSPGRVVDHLQQTKGFSLKSVKVLVLDEADRLLSLDFDAALQVLLEHVGSPAERQTMLFSATMTTKVSKLQKASLKKPVKLEVNSKYDVASHLQQHFLLVPFKLKHTHLAAALLHLSPSSVIVFTNTCANARKTALFLRHLGFQSVCLHGKMTQPQRIGALTKFRAAETSCLVATEVGSRGLDIPHVQMVINFDVPLSSKEYIHRVGRTARAGRTGRALTIVTQYDVEAYQRIEHALGQKLEELTELTATEKVMPLHEKVLEALRSAELEAREADEAALVQKAAKKKRGAGNKRSSGAGKKMKLG